From Pseudorca crassidens isolate mPseCra1 chromosome 15, mPseCra1.hap1, whole genome shotgun sequence, one genomic window encodes:
- the TMEM270 gene encoding transmembrane protein 270 translates to MVTWPPPCSICEVTLPLPPGGGVGGTDMESAPPVRSSLWGLSALLAQNRAHLCNFLPLKTTLFNHWLSGLTQEAQGSHPPAKISACPVGRVLQAGLTLIEVPVWLVRWAPRLVWAGVLGCAWASGLALKRLGAWEQLGLSVATWTDLLLSYLHGLMLAAGLLLLPTWRLCQKAHCCSLGRLPRKALLENRVVLGTPALLKRLHCGVESMAALTSWHLAYFVTWTTCLASHLLQAAFEHTAQLAQAQKAEPQKALGLLCESPLPEPLAPEAGPVLPEPGAPVE, encoded by the exons ATGGTAACTTGGCCCCCACCCTGCAGTATCTGTGAGGTCACCCTGCctctcccacctggaggggggGTAGGAGGGACAGACATGGAGTCCGCCCCTCCGGTCAGATCCAGCCTTTGGGGACTCTCCGCACTG CTGGCCCAGAACCGGGCCCACCTCTGCAATTTCCTGCCCCTCAAGACCACCCTCTTTAACCACTGGCTGTCAGGGCTGAcccaggaggcccaggggtcccacCCACCCGCCAAGATCTCAGCCTGCCCCGTGGGCCGGGTTCTACAGGCTGGGCTGACACTGATAGAAGTCCCTGTGTGGCTGGTGCGTTGGGCGCCCAGGCTGGTGTGGGCAGGCGTGCTGGGCTGTGCCTGGGCCTCGGGCCTGGCCCTGAAGCGGCTGGGTGcctgggagcagctgggcctCTCTGTGGCCACCTGGACAGACCTGCTCTTGTCATATCTGCACGGCCTGATGCTGGCTGCCGGGCTGCTGCTACTGCCGACCTGGAGACTGTGCCAGAAAGCCCACTGCTGCAGCCTGGGCCGGCTGCCCAGGaag gcTCTGCTGGAGAACCGCGTAGTGCTGGGGACACCGGCACTGCTGAAGCGTCTGCACTGCGGTGTGGAGAGCATGGCGGCACTCACCTCCTGGCACCTGGCCTACTTTGTCACCTGGACCACCTGCCTCGCCTCCCACCTGCTGCAGGCTGCCTTTGAGCACACAGCCCAGCTGGCCCAGGCCCAGAAGGCTGAGCCCCAGAAGGCCTTGGGGCTCTTGTGTGAGTCCCCGCTCCCTGAGCCCCTGGCCCCCGAGGCTGGGCCAGTTCTGCCAGAGCCTGGAGCTCCTGTGGAATAA